One part of the Lycium ferocissimum isolate CSIRO_LF1 chromosome 8, AGI_CSIRO_Lferr_CH_V1, whole genome shotgun sequence genome encodes these proteins:
- the LOC132068283 gene encoding uncharacterized protein LOC132068283 isoform X6, which translates to MQHLSAKYCSLLPPPRSTIAAAFSPDGRTLASTHGDHTVKIIDCQTGKCLKVLSGHRRTPWVVRFHPLYPEILASGSLDHEVRLWDAKTAECIGSRDFYRPIASIAFHAQGEVLAVASGHKLYIWHYNRRGEASSPAIILKTRRSLRAVHFHPHAAPFLLTAEVNDLDSSDSSMTRATSPGNLRYPPPTVYLTDAHSTYQSASANELPIMSLPFLIWPSIARGDPRTPVQQSDTDVGSDSIQHRADTSSSVRLLTYSTPSGQYELLLSPIEQSASPAQEAYTGSSVRENETGTQPLVDPMETDGQPEERNNQFFPFSDPAYWELPFLQGWLIGQSQAQQATRSELSGATTNPSTYGELENPSTVPLVISSNSHPRSGRSGSRHRSSRSRPIPVAGAGDGAAPLNVVHDESDSQISIGRIQSEIATSLAAAAAAELPCTVKLRIWPHDIKDPCAPLDAERCRLIIPHAVLCSEMGAHFSPCGRFLAACVACILPNVDSDPGFHGHLHHDTMAAATSPTRHPIAAHQVMYELRIYSLEEATFGSVLAARAIRAAHCLTSIQFSPTSEHLLLAYGRRHSSLLKSVVIDGETTIPIYTILEVYRVSDMELVRVLPSAEDEVNVACFHPSVGGGLVYGTKEGKLRILQYDNSNSLGRSISSSPVENMLEVPTYALEG; encoded by the exons ATGCAACATTTATCAGCCAAGTATTGCTCACTGTTGCCTCCTCCAAGGTCTACCATTGCAGCAGCATTCAGTCCTGATGGGCGGACACTTGCTTCTACGCA TGGCGATCACACGGTGAAAATAATTGACTGCCAAACTGGGAAATGCTTAAAGGTTTTGAGTGGACACCGCAGGACACCTTGGGTG GTTCGTTTCCATCCATTGTACCCTGAAATACTTGCAAGTGGAAGTTTGGATCACGAAGTTCGGTTGTGGGATGCAAAAACTGCCGAGTGTATAGGATCACGTGATTTTT ATCGTCCCATCGCATCCATTGCATTCCATGCCCAGGGAGAAGTTCTGGCTGTTGCTTCTGGCCACAAG CTTTACATATGGCACTACAACAGAAGAGGAGAGGCTTCTTCACCAGCAATTATACTGAAGACGCGGCGGTCTCTTCGTGCTGTACATTTCCACCCGCATGCTGCCCCGTTTCTTTTAACAGCTGAG GTCAATGATCTGGACTCATCCGATTCCTCAATGACACGTGCGACTTCTCCGGGTAACTTGCGGTATCCTCCTCCTACTGTGTATTTGACTGATGCTCATTCCACTTATCAATCTGCTTCAGCAAATGAACTGCCTATCATGTCTCTACCATTCCTGATCTGGCCGTCAATTGCCAGAGGTGATCCTAGAACGCCCGTGCAGCAGAGTGATACAGATGTGGGATCTGACAGTATACAACACAGAGCAGACACTTCGTCATCTGTCCGCCTTCTTACATATTCAACTCCTTCCGGCCAGTATGAACTTTTATTGTCGCCTATTGAGCAAAGTGCATCTCCTGCACAAGAAGCTTATACTGGTTCTTCTGTCAGGGAAAACGAGACAGGTACCCAACCTTTGGTTGATCCCATGGAGACTGACGGGCAGCCAGAAGAGAGAAACAATCAGTTTTTCCCTTTTAGTGACCCGGCATATTGGGAATTGCCTTTTTTGCAAGGATGGCTGATTGGCCAAAGCCAAGCTCAACAAGCAACTCGTTCAGAGCTTAGTGGTGCTACCACCAATCCCTCAACTTATGGTGAACTGGAAAATCCTTCTACTGTTCCCTTGGTAATTTCAAGCAATAGTCATCCAAGATCCGGTAGGTCTGGTTCTCGGCACCGTTCTTCACGCTCTCGACCGATCCCTGTTGCTGGAGCTGGTGATGGTGCTGCTCCCCTTAATGTTGTGCATGATGAGAGTGATTCCCAAATTTCTATTGGTCGCATCCAGTCAGAGATAGCTACATCGTTGGCTGCAGCAGCAGCTGCTGAATTACCTTGCACTGTGAAACTCAGAATATGGCCTCATGATATTAAGGATCCATGTGCACCCCTTGATGCTGAAAGATGTCGGTTAATAATACCTCATGCTGTACTTTGCAG TGAAATGGGAGCCCATTTTTCACCATGTGGGAGATTTTTAGCAGCTTGTGTTGCATGTATTCTGCCAAACGTGGACTCTGACCCTGGTTTTCATGGTCATCTTCATCATGATACTATGGCAGCTGCGACTTCTCCAACCAGACATCCAATTGCTGCCCATCAGGTTATGTATGAGCTACGGATATATTCCCTGGAGGAGGCAAC GTTCGGTTCCGTGCTTGCAGCTAGGGCAATTAGAGCTGCTCATTGTTTAACTTCAATTCAG TTTTCTCCAACTTCAGAGCATCTGTTACTTGCTTATGGGCGTCGCCACAGTTCACTACTGAAAAGTGTTGTGATTGATGGAGAGACAACTATACCCATTTACACGATTCTTGAG GTCTATAGAGTTTCTGATATGGAACTTGTGAGAGTTCTTCCCAGTGCGGAGGATGAGGTCAATGTTGCTTGTTTCCATCCTTCAGTTGGTGGTGGCCTTGTCTATGGAACCAAG GAAGGGAAATTAAGGATTCTCCAATATGACAATTCAAATAGCTTGGGCCGCTCAATATCCAGTTCTCCTGTCGAAAACATGCTCGAG GTCCCGACGTATGCTTTAGAAGGCTAG